Proteins from one Syntrophaceae bacterium genomic window:
- a CDS encoding PAS domain S-box protein gives MKDERKTRMQLLEELNALRRQLAASTDDAPFLEQSPLGILVYQDDRFVVVNPALEEMTGRTGEELLALSRSDMDGILHPEDRTIAWERLTGRFQGKPLSSPHRFRIVRPDGGVLPVEAFSNTTVYQGRPAVQVYLVDITERWRTEEALQASEEKYRNLAENANEAIFVARHGQILYINPKSTEIAGYSREEFLSRSFLEFIHPDDQGMVVERHLQRLTGEVPASYTYPFRIITKSGTVKWVELNGVRIDWEGEPATLNFLSDITGRRMAEEALRESEGRLRALFDSIEDFVFIKDADRRYALVNAFFRKRFGIEDVRFLGKKDQDIDIFDNPGDTIHTIEETDTRVLAGECVEYELTHRIQETCITFHVIKTPIRDEEGSVAGICGISRDVTERRRIEESLRISEENYRHIFEHAAEGIFQSTPDGRYLQVNPALARMCGYETPEEMVHDVTNIATQVYMDPLDREHFKENLEREGVVRNFEFRIRRIDGDVFWVSMNANCVRDPFGRILCYEGIMENIHARRQAEDALRESQQRLADIISFLPDATLAIDTDRKVIVWNRAIEEMTGIPASEMIGRGDYAYTIPFYGERRPLLMDLVWEDNTELEALYSHVRRDGNAITAEVFSPTLYGGRGAHIFLKASPLHDRDGRIIGAIESIRDISERKRMEEIQQQSEERYRTIIENIEDGYFEVDLAGNFVFFNESMRKIMGFEPEEMPGLNYRKFADEENVRKAYRIFDGILRTGAPVSRFESEIVRKDGDLRTLEMSASLIRDGEGNPTGFRGVARDTTDRKRAEEAIREMAYHDPLTGLPNRKLFTDRLEMALARAEREEGVLAVLMMDLDRFKDINDTLGHSVGDELLIAVGSRLKGLFRRVDTVARFGGDEFVILLPEVRGDEDTLWICQKAVEAIREPFICGNHVLEVTTSIGAALYPSHGTDMNMLLRNADVAMYKAKRAGRNRCAFFSG, from the coding sequence ATGAAGGACGAACGTAAAACCAGGATGCAGCTCCTGGAAGAACTGAACGCCCTCCGCCGGCAACTCGCCGCATCGACAGACGACGCCCCTTTCCTCGAACAATCCCCTCTCGGCATCCTGGTCTATCAGGACGACCGGTTCGTCGTTGTCAATCCCGCCCTGGAAGAAATGACAGGGAGAACCGGAGAGGAACTCCTGGCGCTTTCCCGATCCGACATGGACGGAATCCTGCATCCGGAGGACCGCACCATTGCCTGGGAACGCTTGACCGGCCGGTTCCAGGGGAAGCCCCTATCCTCGCCCCACCGGTTCCGGATCGTTCGTCCGGACGGAGGCGTTCTGCCGGTAGAGGCCTTCTCCAACACAACCGTCTACCAGGGCAGACCCGCCGTTCAGGTCTATCTCGTCGATATCACCGAACGCTGGAGGACAGAGGAGGCCCTGCAGGCATCGGAAGAAAAGTACCGCAACCTGGCAGAAAACGCCAACGAGGCCATTTTCGTGGCCCGGCACGGCCAGATCCTCTACATCAATCCAAAATCGACGGAAATTGCAGGTTACTCGAGAGAAGAGTTTCTGTCCCGATCCTTCCTGGAATTCATCCATCCGGACGACCAGGGGATGGTCGTCGAACGGCACCTTCAGCGCCTGACCGGGGAGGTCCCCGCGTCCTACACCTACCCCTTCCGGATCATCACCAAGTCAGGCACCGTAAAGTGGGTGGAGCTCAACGGCGTCCGGATCGACTGGGAGGGAGAGCCGGCGACTCTGAATTTCCTCAGCGACATCACGGGGCGCCGCATGGCGGAGGAGGCCCTGCGGGAGAGCGAAGGACGTCTGCGGGCCCTCTTCGATTCCATCGAGGATTTTGTCTTCATCAAGGATGCTGATCGGCGGTACGCCCTGGTGAATGCGTTTTTCCGGAAGCGATTCGGGATCGAAGACGTACGATTTCTCGGCAAAAAGGACCAGGACATCGACATCTTCGACAATCCGGGCGATACGATTCATACCATCGAAGAGACGGACACCCGGGTGCTGGCGGGAGAATGCGTTGAATACGAGCTGACGCACCGCATCCAGGAAACCTGCATCACCTTCCATGTCATCAAGACCCCCATCCGGGACGAAGAGGGAAGCGTAGCGGGAATCTGCGGCATTTCCCGGGACGTCACGGAGCGCAGGCGGATCGAGGAGAGCCTGCGCATCTCCGAGGAAAATTACCGGCACATTTTTGAACATGCAGCCGAAGGGATCTTCCAGAGCACGCCCGACGGGCGCTACCTTCAGGTGAACCCGGCGCTGGCCAGGATGTGCGGTTATGAAACGCCGGAAGAAATGGTCCATGACGTAACGAACATCGCCACCCAGGTCTATATGGATCCGCTGGACCGGGAGCATTTCAAGGAAAACCTGGAGCGGGAAGGCGTTGTCCGAAACTTCGAGTTCCGGATCCGCAGGATAGACGGGGATGTGTTCTGGGTGTCCATGAATGCGAATTGCGTTCGGGATCCTTTCGGACGGATTCTCTGCTACGAAGGAATCATGGAAAACATCCATGCCCGCCGGCAGGCGGAGGACGCCCTCCGGGAATCACAGCAGCGGCTGGCCGACATTATCAGTTTCCTGCCCGATGCAACACTGGCCATCGACACGGACAGAAAGGTCATCGTCTGGAACCGGGCCATTGAGGAAATGACGGGGATTCCGGCCTCGGAAATGATCGGCCGGGGGGATTATGCCTATACGATTCCGTTCTACGGCGAGCGCCGCCCCCTGCTGATGGATCTGGTCTGGGAGGACAACACCGAGCTTGAGGCCCTCTACTCCCACGTCCGCAGAGACGGAAACGCCATCACCGCGGAAGTCTTCTCTCCCACCCTGTACGGCGGCCGGGGCGCCCATATCTTCCTGAAGGCCTCGCCCCTCCATGACCGGGACGGCCGGATCATCGGCGCCATCGAATCCATCCGCGACATCAGCGAGCGCAAACGGATGGAGGAGATCCAGCAGCAGAGCGAGGAGCGGTATCGGACCATTATCGAAAACATCGAGGACGGCTACTTCGAAGTGGATCTGGCCGGGAACTTTGTCTTTTTCAACGAGTCCATGCGGAAAATCATGGGTTTCGAGCCGGAAGAAATGCCCGGCTTGAACTACCGGAAATTCGCGGACGAAGAGAACGTACGCAAGGCCTACCGGATCTTCGACGGCATCCTCCGGACGGGCGCCCCCGTGAGCCGCTTCGAGAGCGAGATCGTCCGCAAGGACGGCGACTTGAGGACGCTGGAGATGTCGGCCTCCCTGATCCGGGACGGCGAAGGGAACCCGACGGGTTTCCGGGGAGTAGCCCGGGATACGACGGACCGCAAGCGGGCCGAGGAGGCCATCCGGGAAATGGCGTACCACGATCCCCTGACGGGACTGCCGAATCGAAAGCTGTTCACGGACCGCCTGGAGATGGCCCTCGCCCGGGCCGAGCGGGAGGAAGGAGTCCTTGCCGTCCTGATGATGGACCTCGACCGCTTCAAGGACATCAACGATACGCTCGGGCATTCCGTCGGCGACGAACTCCTGATCGCTGTCGGCTCGCGCCTGAAGGGTCTCTTCCGGAGGGTGGACACGGTGGCCCGCTTCGGCGGCGACGAGTTCGTCATCCTGCTGCCGGAAGTGCGGGGCGACGAAGATACCCTTTGGATCTGCCAGAAGGCCGTGGAGGCCATCCGGGAGCCCTTCATCTGCGGAAACCACGTCCTGGAGGTCACCACCAGCATCGGTGCGGCCCTTTATCCCTCCCACGGCACCGACATGAACATGCTGCTCCGGAACGCCGACGTGGCCATGTACAAGGCCAAGCGGGCGGGAAGGAACCGCTGCGCATTTTTCAGCGGCTGA
- a CDS encoding alpha/beta hydrolase family protein — protein sequence MASLLDRTYAAWSNRRLFFRHGWGDLTLLEEALREDDDPGPVSAIHPVWEDVREEGEALLKQGSFPSPFLHPNLPAKSRTTYVELVLPRDWSRRTPVCLHFAATGDEGFERRRKALALPLIRSGIGSLILENPYYGRRRPPGQHSKMLNVFSDLWLMAGATIAEGRSLVDWLRREGFERLGVCGISMGGSMAARTAALDSEPLAVTALITPHSATAVFTEGLLKNYCAWDVLNRQLDGHGNAMERMREILDHTDIRRLPPLRRPEAAFLVGAQADAYISRESVENVHHHWPGSTLTWVPSGHVGAFLFHRDLWVEAVRKSFARL from the coding sequence GTGGCGAGTCTCCTGGACCGGACCTATGCCGCCTGGTCGAACCGGAGGCTCTTCTTCCGCCACGGGTGGGGGGATCTCACCCTCCTGGAGGAGGCCCTCCGGGAAGACGACGACCCCGGGCCCGTGAGCGCCATTCACCCCGTCTGGGAGGACGTCCGCGAGGAGGGCGAAGCCCTTTTGAAACAGGGGTCCTTCCCCAGCCCGTTTCTTCATCCCAATCTTCCCGCCAAAAGCCGGACCACCTATGTGGAGCTTGTCCTGCCCCGGGACTGGAGCCGGCGGACGCCCGTCTGCCTGCACTTCGCCGCCACCGGCGACGAGGGCTTCGAGCGCCGGCGCAAGGCCCTGGCTCTGCCCCTGATCCGGTCCGGAATCGGCTCTCTCATCCTGGAAAACCCCTACTACGGACGCCGCCGCCCCCCGGGCCAGCACAGCAAGATGCTGAACGTCTTCTCCGACCTCTGGCTCATGGCGGGGGCCACGATCGCCGAAGGACGATCGCTCGTGGACTGGCTGCGCCGCGAGGGATTCGAGCGGCTGGGCGTCTGTGGCATCAGCATGGGCGGGTCGATGGCCGCCCGGACGGCGGCCCTGGACTCGGAGCCGCTGGCCGTGACGGCGCTGATCACTCCCCACTCGGCCACCGCCGTGTTCACCGAGGGGCTCCTGAAGAACTACTGTGCCTGGGACGTCCTGAACCGCCAGCTGGACGGGCACGGGAACGCCATGGAGCGGATGCGGGAAATCCTGGATCATACCGACATCCGGCGCCTGCCGCCGCTTCGCCGGCCCGAGGCGGCCTTTCTCGTCGGCGCCCAGGCTGACGCTTACATCTCCCGGGAATCCGTCGAGAACGTCCACCACCACTGGCCCGGCTCGACCCTGACCTGGGTGCCGAGCGGCCACGTGGGGGCCTTTCTGTTCCACCGGGACCTCTGGGTCGAGGCCGTCCGGAAATCCTTTGCCCGGCTATGA
- a CDS encoding zinc ribbon domain-containing protein, with translation MSRIIEFVRNYHDHSTRNGFQFEFACDRCGKGFRTEFRSSVVGTASGMLDKVGGMLGGLLGNAANLTQDLRSAAWTKARDEAFEEAVNEIKPQFVQCPRCSSWICRQGCWNTKKGLCKHCAPDLGVEMAAAQASKSVEEVWAHAAMAEEDKKLAKEHWREGIRATCPQCEAPLSGNVKFCPECGAAIKAKRFCTGCGAEMSGPVKFCPECGAKQG, from the coding sequence ATGAGCAGGATCATCGAATTCGTCCGTAATTATCACGATCACAGCACCCGGAACGGGTTTCAGTTCGAGTTCGCCTGCGACCGGTGCGGAAAGGGCTTCCGGACGGAGTTCCGCTCCTCCGTCGTGGGAACGGCCTCGGGCATGCTCGACAAGGTCGGCGGAATGCTCGGGGGCCTCCTCGGCAACGCCGCCAACCTGACGCAGGACCTGCGGTCCGCCGCCTGGACGAAAGCCCGGGACGAGGCCTTCGAGGAGGCCGTGAACGAGATCAAGCCCCAGTTCGTCCAGTGCCCGCGCTGCTCCTCCTGGATCTGCCGGCAGGGCTGCTGGAACACAAAAAAGGGCCTGTGCAAGCACTGCGCCCCGGACCTGGGGGTCGAGATGGCGGCGGCCCAGGCGAGCAAGTCCGTCGAGGAGGTCTGGGCCCACGCCGCCATGGCGGAGGAAGACAAGAAACTGGCGAAAGAACATTGGCGGGAGGGTATCCGGGCCACCTGCCCTCAGTGCGAAGCACCTCTTTCGGGAAACGTCAAGTTCTGCCCCGAATGCGGCGCCGCGATCAAAGCGAAGCGGTTCTGCACGGGCTGCGGGGCCGAGATGTCCGGACCGGTGAAATTCTGCCCCGAGTGCGGCGCGAAGCAGGGCTGA
- a CDS encoding LL-diaminopimelate aminotransferase, which translates to MQTAERLTKIPPYLFMELRKKIAKAKADGVDVISLAIGDPVEPTPEPIIDELCRTARDPENHRYPTDEEKGMLAFRQEIARWYADRYGVTLDPATEVLGLIGSKEGCHHFVLACINPGDIVLMTDPGYPAYRASILMGGGEPWNVPILRKNGYLPAFEDIPTDVAKRAKGMFLNYPNNPTGACATREFLNRLVEFARSWDIAVCYDNPYSEILFEGQERISFLIAEGAKNVGVELNSLSKPFNMCGWRIGMAMGNREILAAISKVKENTDSGIFNPIQFAGIHALKNEVSSIGHMLDVYGFRRQMVLDALAKIGIRFDAPRGTFYLWVPVPEGMTSIEFTNRLFDKTAVVVAAGTAYGQYGEGYVRISLTVPNQRLKEAMERIVREFA; encoded by the coding sequence TTGCAGACTGCCGAAAGACTGACCAAGATCCCCCCTTACCTCTTTATGGAACTTCGCAAAAAGATTGCAAAGGCAAAGGCCGACGGCGTCGATGTCATCAGCCTGGCCATCGGCGACCCCGTGGAGCCCACGCCGGAGCCGATCATCGACGAGCTGTGCCGGACCGCCCGGGACCCGGAGAATCACCGGTATCCCACCGACGAGGAAAAGGGCATGCTGGCCTTCCGTCAGGAAATCGCCCGCTGGTATGCCGATCGTTACGGGGTGACGCTGGACCCGGCCACGGAGGTGCTGGGCCTCATCGGCTCGAAGGAGGGGTGCCACCACTTCGTCCTGGCCTGCATCAACCCCGGCGACATCGTCCTCATGACGGACCCGGGCTACCCGGCCTACCGGGCCAGTATCCTCATGGGGGGCGGCGAGCCCTGGAATGTGCCGATCCTCAGGAAGAACGGCTACCTGCCGGCCTTCGAGGACATCCCCACGGATGTGGCGAAGAGGGCAAAGGGAATGTTCCTGAATTATCCGAACAACCCCACCGGCGCCTGCGCCACCCGTGAGTTCCTGAATCGCCTCGTGGAATTCGCCCGCTCCTGGGACATCGCCGTCTGTTACGACAACCCCTACAGCGAGATCCTTTTCGAAGGACAGGAGCGCATCAGCTTCCTCATAGCCGAGGGGGCGAAGAACGTAGGTGTCGAGCTCAACTCCCTGTCCAAGCCTTTCAACATGTGCGGCTGGCGGATCGGCATGGCCATGGGAAACCGGGAGATCCTCGCCGCCATCAGCAAGGTCAAGGAGAACACCGACTCGGGGATCTTCAACCCCATCCAGTTCGCCGGCATCCATGCCCTGAAGAACGAGGTCTCCTCCATCGGGCACATGCTGGACGTCTACGGGTTCCGGCGGCAGATGGTGCTGGACGCCCTTGCAAAGATCGGAATCCGCTTCGACGCCCCCAGGGGCACCTTCTACCTGTGGGTTCCCGTCCCGGAGGGAATGACGTCCATCGAGTTCACCAACCGGCTCTTCGACAAGACGGCCGTCGTCGTGGCCGCGGGAACGGCCTACGGCCAATATGGCGAGGGCTATGTCCGGATCTCTCTCACGGTTCCCAACCAGCGCCTCAAGGAGGCCATGGAACGGATCGTCCGGGAATTCGCATAA
- a CDS encoding diaminopimelate epimerase: MIPFFKMSGSGNDFILIDNREHAVEAALGPVPVLDFVRSICRRVASVGADGLILIERSDRHAFRWRFFNADGSEVEMCGNGGRCAARFAFLKKIAGPSMSFETAAGVIDARVSGDIVKLRLTDPTDLRLGESLPLGGRNLDTHFVNTGVPHVVHFVEELDAFDVFGTGRAIRYHEHYAPRGTNANFVRLIDRRTIQVRTYERGVEDETLACGTGSVASVLIAAARGLVESPVDVRVQSGEVLKVHFEREANGFSRVYFEGRVQVIYEGTIWEEAYRSLAAQTAAAGLPSDN; encoded by the coding sequence ATGATTCCCTTTTTTAAAATGAGCGGCAGCGGCAACGACTTCATCCTCATCGACAACCGGGAGCATGCCGTCGAGGCGGCCCTTGGCCCTGTGCCGGTCTTGGATTTCGTTCGCTCGATCTGCCGGAGGGTGGCCTCCGTGGGGGCCGACGGCCTGATTTTGATCGAGCGGTCCGACCGCCATGCTTTCCGCTGGCGCTTTTTCAACGCCGACGGAAGCGAAGTGGAAATGTGCGGCAACGGGGGCCGCTGCGCCGCCCGGTTTGCCTTTCTGAAGAAGATCGCCGGCCCCTCAATGTCCTTCGAGACGGCGGCGGGCGTCATCGACGCCCGGGTTTCCGGCGACATCGTCAAGCTTCGCCTCACCGACCCGACGGACCTTCGCCTGGGGGAATCCCTCCCCCTCGGCGGCCGGAATCTGGACACCCACTTCGTCAACACCGGCGTGCCCCACGTGGTTCATTTCGTCGAGGAGCTCGATGCCTTCGACGTCTTCGGCACGGGACGGGCCATCCGCTACCACGAGCACTACGCACCCAGGGGAACGAATGCCAATTTCGTCCGGTTGATCGACCGCCGCACGATCCAGGTCCGCACCTACGAGCGGGGCGTCGAGGACGAAACCCTCGCCTGCGGCACCGGATCGGTGGCCTCCGTCCTGATTGCCGCCGCCCGGGGGCTGGTGGAGTCTCCCGTCGACGTTCGGGTACAGAGCGGCGAGGTCCTGAAAGTCCATTTTGAGCGGGAGGCGAACGGCTTCTCCAGGGTCTACTTCGAGGGACGGGTCCAGGTGATCTATGAGGGAACGATCTGGGAGGAGGCCTACCGAAGCCTGGCGGCACAAACCGCAGCCGCGGGACTTCCGTCGGACAACTGA
- a CDS encoding ammonium transporter, with product MNTGDTAWVLISTVLVFAMTIPGLAFFYGGLVRRKNVLSILMQCFIVMCVISLQWVLFGYSLSFGPDTGSGIIGGLQWAGLKSVGGQPNGDYAATIPHMVFMIFQAMFAVITPALIIGAFAERMKFSAFLVFTLLWTTLVYDPLAHWVWGTGGWMRNLGGLDFAGGIVVHVSSGVSALVLCLLLGRRLGYRKSPFRPHNLPFTVMGGALLWFGWFGFNAGSALGANELAANAFVTTHIATAAAGLTWALIEWQQHGAPTVLGATTGAVAGLVAITPACGFVNPMNAIFIGILVAVFCYVAVAVVKAKLGYDDALDAFGVHGVGGIWGTIATGLFAEKAVNAAGADGLFFGGGQLWPQLIMVAVAPLFAGVMTWILFKVVDALIGMRVPEKDETIGLDLTQQSEAAYTVIE from the coding sequence ATGAATACGGGTGATACCGCGTGGGTTTTGATTTCCACGGTCCTGGTCTTTGCCATGACGATACCCGGGCTGGCCTTTTTTTATGGGGGGCTGGTCCGGCGAAAGAACGTTCTGTCGATTCTGATGCAATGCTTCATTGTCATGTGCGTCATCAGTCTGCAGTGGGTGCTGTTCGGCTACTCCCTTTCCTTCGGGCCCGACACGGGTTCGGGGATCATCGGGGGGCTCCAGTGGGCGGGCCTGAAATCCGTGGGAGGCCAGCCGAACGGGGACTATGCGGCGACGATTCCCCACATGGTCTTCATGATCTTCCAGGCCATGTTCGCCGTCATCACACCGGCCCTGATCATCGGAGCCTTTGCCGAGCGGATGAAATTCTCCGCGTTCCTGGTCTTCACGCTTCTCTGGACGACCCTCGTTTACGACCCGCTGGCCCACTGGGTGTGGGGCACCGGCGGCTGGATGAGGAACCTGGGGGGGCTGGATTTTGCCGGGGGCATCGTCGTTCACGTCAGTTCAGGCGTCTCCGCCCTGGTCCTGTGCCTGCTTCTGGGCAGACGTCTCGGCTACCGGAAATCTCCCTTCCGGCCCCACAACCTGCCCTTTACCGTGATGGGTGGAGCCCTCCTGTGGTTTGGCTGGTTCGGTTTCAATGCCGGCAGCGCCCTGGGAGCGAACGAGCTGGCGGCCAACGCCTTCGTGACGACCCACATTGCCACGGCGGCGGCGGGACTGACCTGGGCGCTCATCGAGTGGCAGCAGCACGGGGCGCCGACGGTCCTGGGCGCGACGACAGGAGCCGTGGCCGGACTCGTTGCCATCACACCGGCCTGCGGATTCGTGAATCCCATGAATGCAATTTTCATCGGCATCCTGGTGGCGGTCTTCTGCTATGTCGCGGTGGCCGTGGTCAAGGCAAAACTGGGCTATGACGATGCGCTGGACGCTTTCGGGGTTCACGGCGTCGGCGGGATCTGGGGCACTATCGCGACGGGGCTCTTCGCCGAGAAGGCAGTCAACGCTGCGGGTGCGGACGGACTGTTCTTCGGTGGCGGGCAGCTCTGGCCGCAGCTGATCATGGTGGCGGTAGCCCCGCTCTTTGCCGGCGTCATGACCTGGATCCTCTTCAAGGTAGTGGACGCCCTGATCGGCATGCGCGTTCCGGAAAAGGACGAGACCATCGGCCTCGACCTGACTCAGCAGAGCGAAGCGGCCTACACGGTTATTGAATAG
- a CDS encoding P-II family nitrogen regulator, translated as MKYIVAIIQPHKLDEVMKALEDVQIPLVTVSTVLGRGRQKGVTEVYRGAVREAGSLLKKVKLEIAVNEDFVEPAVRAIIESARTGEVGDGKIFILDLAETLRIRTGERGGEAIG; from the coding sequence ATGAAATACATTGTAGCCATCATTCAGCCCCATAAACTGGATGAGGTCATGAAGGCCCTGGAAGATGTGCAGATCCCCCTTGTGACCGTCTCCACCGTGCTGGGCCGGGGCCGTCAGAAAGGCGTGACGGAAGTGTATCGCGGAGCCGTCCGTGAGGCGGGCAGTCTCCTGAAGAAGGTGAAGCTGGAGATTGCCGTGAACGAGGACTTTGTCGAGCCTGCCGTCCGGGCCATCATCGAGAGTGCACGGACCGGTGAAGTGGGGGACGGCAAGATCTTCATCCTGGACCTGGCCGAGACGCTCCGCATCCGAACGGGTGAGCGGGGCGGGGAGGCCATCGGCTGA
- a CDS encoding glycerol acyltransferase: MPRTMFDTPVVKQVFYFLSLFLLRAAGWKKEGDRPEIPKYVVIAAPHTSNWDFPLTLMLAFAFRLKVYWMGKHTLFRGIMGPICRWLGGIEVDRTRSTNLVAQSIERFRISETMAMIIPPEGTRKKVRYWKTGFYHIAHGAGVPIVLGFMDYRRKVGGLGPLFHPTGNIDRDMAEIQKYYEGVTGRKPDQWNHESITAGADRSGPAT, from the coding sequence ATGCCGAGAACCATGTTCGATACGCCCGTCGTGAAGCAGGTGTTCTATTTCCTGTCTCTCTTCCTGCTCAGGGCAGCGGGCTGGAAGAAAGAAGGGGACCGGCCGGAAATACCGAAATACGTGGTCATAGCGGCCCCCCACACGTCCAACTGGGACTTCCCCCTGACTCTGATGCTCGCCTTCGCCTTCCGCCTGAAGGTTTACTGGATGGGCAAGCACACCCTGTTCCGGGGGATCATGGGTCCGATCTGCCGCTGGCTCGGGGGGATCGAGGTGGACCGGACACGCTCGACCAACCTGGTGGCCCAGTCCATTGAACGGTTCCGGATCTCGGAGACGATGGCCATGATCATTCCTCCCGAGGGGACCCGGAAAAAAGTCCGCTACTGGAAGACGGGATTCTATCACATCGCCCACGGCGCAGGCGTGCCCATCGTCCTGGGGTTCATGGATTATCGCCGCAAGGTCGGAGGACTGGGGCCCCTGTTTCATCCCACGGGGAACATCGACCGGGACATGGCGGAGATCCAGAAATACTACGAGGGCGTAACGGGCAGGAAACCCGACCAGTGGAATCACGAGAGCATCACCGCGGGAGCGGACCGGAGCGGTCCGGCAACATGA
- a CDS encoding DUF362 domain-containing protein, which translates to MNVFVRPASYDWPHLKEEFDALMDRLGGREAIRKGMRVLVKPNLLSAAKPGQAVLTHPLVVRAAVEYILERGARPEVGDSQAIGSFDRILRENGIDQALEGLPVTVREFRDSVPVDVGPPFGKIELAREVLTADTILNLPKLKTHSQMAMTLGVKNLFGCVVGYRKAEWHLRAGVDRDHFARLLVRIARTVRPAFTVLDGILAMEGEGPGRSGTPRALGVLMAATDPFALDEAVCRIVGLQPEKLPTWRSGQELGLPGEEVAIDGETPEVRGFRIPGAEPLLFGSASMNSLVRRHLLQRPVCDPESCTLCGICRDMCPAKAITVEEAGLRFDYDACIRCYCCIEVCPRGALRTAEPLMGRMLRPVVKRLV; encoded by the coding sequence ATGAACGTCTTCGTCCGACCGGCATCCTACGACTGGCCGCATCTCAAGGAGGAATTCGACGCCCTGATGGACCGCCTGGGCGGCCGGGAGGCCATCCGAAAAGGAATGCGGGTCCTCGTCAAGCCGAACCTCCTGTCGGCGGCAAAGCCCGGCCAGGCCGTCCTGACCCATCCGCTCGTCGTCCGGGCCGCCGTGGAGTACATCCTGGAGCGGGGCGCCCGTCCCGAGGTCGGGGACAGCCAGGCCATCGGCTCCTTCGACCGGATCCTCCGGGAAAACGGGATCGACCAGGCCCTGGAAGGCCTTCCCGTGACCGTCCGCGAGTTCCGCGATTCCGTTCCTGTCGACGTGGGACCGCCCTTCGGAAAGATCGAGTTGGCCCGGGAGGTCCTGACGGCGGACACAATCCTGAATCTGCCGAAGCTCAAGACCCACAGCCAGATGGCGATGACGCTGGGCGTGAAAAACCTCTTCGGATGCGTCGTAGGGTACCGCAAGGCCGAATGGCACCTGCGGGCGGGAGTGGACCGGGATCACTTTGCCCGGCTCCTCGTGCGGATCGCCCGGACCGTCCGGCCGGCGTTCACGGTCCTGGACGGGATTCTGGCGATGGAGGGAGAGGGACCCGGAAGGAGCGGCACTCCCCGGGCGCTCGGTGTTCTGATGGCCGCCACGGACCCTTTCGCCCTGGACGAGGCGGTCTGCCGCATCGTGGGGCTCCAGCCGGAGAAGCTCCCGACCTGGCGGTCGGGGCAGGAGTTGGGACTGCCCGGGGAGGAGGTCGCCATCGACGGGGAAACGCCGGAGGTCCGGGGATTCCGGATCCCCGGAGCGGAGCCCCTCCTCTTCGGAAGCGCGTCCATGAACAGCCTTGTCCGGCGCCACCTGCTGCAGCGGCCCGTGTGCGATCCGGAATCCTGTACGCTCTGCGGCATCTGCCGGGACATGTGTCCGGCAAAGGCCATCACGGTTGAAGAAGCGGGGCTCCGCTTCGACTACGACGCCTGCATCCGCTGCTACTGCTGCATCGAGGTCTGCCCCCGCGGCGCCCTCCGGACGGCGGAGCCCCTCATGGGCCGCATGCTCCGCCCGGTGGTGAAACGGCTGGTTTGA